The following proteins are encoded in a genomic region of Deltaproteobacteria bacterium:
- a CDS encoding adenylate/guanylate cyclase domain-containing protein codes for MSGFPKSLSRQLQKRWSLAHEDGIDRAAKIIAIDESIRNKYEHTVAPIVIDMAGFTARAREFGILHYLAMVEMMRTTLQPIVESSHGTVVKTEADNLFAHFPSPAKALHALGHVNKATRKLNQSVDDSHRIDLSVGVGYGPTLLTQADMWGSDFNMACKLGEDLAQTGEILFSENAWKQLRAKRKIFEERSFVVAGHPVNAYSLQLGGL; via the coding sequence ATGAGCGGATTCCCCAAAAGTCTTAGTCGCCAATTGCAAAAACGATGGTCCCTGGCTCACGAAGACGGTATCGACCGTGCGGCAAAAATAATTGCTATAGACGAAAGTATTCGCAACAAATACGAACACACAGTCGCACCGATTGTTATCGACATGGCAGGCTTTACCGCGCGCGCGCGCGAATTTGGTATCCTCCATTATCTAGCAATGGTGGAGATGATGCGTACCACCCTGCAGCCTATTGTAGAATCAAGCCATGGTACCGTTGTTAAAACTGAAGCTGATAATCTCTTCGCGCACTTCCCCAGCCCGGCCAAAGCGCTCCACGCACTTGGGCACGTGAACAAGGCAACTCGAAAACTCAATCAGAGCGTGGATGACTCTCATCGCATCGACCTCTCGGTTGGCGTTGGTTACGGGCCCACCCTTCTCACTCAAGCCGACATGTGGGGCTCGGACTTTAATATGGCCTGCAAACTGGGCGAAGACCTTGCACAAACTGGAGAGATTCTATTCAGCGAGAACGCATGGAAACAACTCAGGGCTAAGCGTAAAATCTTTGAAGAGCGGTCCTTCGTGGTGGCGGGCCACCCGGTAAACGCATACAGCCTTCAGCTCGGTGGACTCTAA
- a CDS encoding RluA family pseudouridine synthase, which translates to MSVELDKNLNIESLEESIREVARSQPGCIPYESHRPIRIPGRLQGQPIRSCLAVLCPHVPARQWDDALREGRLSVDGRKLDLDEAAFGGMAVNYITHGRTEPAIATDIKIIHIDNELLILQKPAPLAVHPCGRFNKNTLLAFAKIAWPDEDLRPAHRIDAATTGLLVLTRNKLAAHYVQSQFQGREVHKTYLVRVEGCPANDTFTSEARIDLSTGDKGRRKVSTDGSAAKTDFEVVARLNDGTSLLYAHPISGRTNQIRLHLQDCGFPIVGDNAYGSEEDVGTGMVSQDQLLHLHAHSISFRHPSDERTVTYKSKLPQWADRSKDKE; encoded by the coding sequence ATGTCTGTAGAACTAGATAAAAATCTCAATATTGAGTCATTGGAAGAGAGTATCCGGGAAGTGGCCCGGTCTCAGCCTGGTTGCATTCCATATGAGAGTCACCGTCCCATCCGAATACCCGGTCGGCTTCAAGGGCAACCCATTCGTTCCTGCTTGGCCGTTCTATGTCCCCATGTGCCAGCAAGGCAGTGGGATGATGCTTTACGTGAGGGCCGTTTAAGTGTGGATGGGCGAAAGCTGGATCTGGATGAAGCAGCTTTCGGTGGTATGGCTGTGAATTACATCACTCATGGTCGTACTGAGCCCGCCATTGCGACCGATATAAAAATTATTCATATAGATAATGAACTTCTGATTTTGCAAAAGCCCGCTCCTTTGGCTGTGCACCCGTGTGGCCGTTTCAATAAGAACACGCTTTTAGCTTTTGCGAAGATTGCTTGGCCAGACGAAGACTTGAGACCCGCACATCGCATTGATGCAGCTACCACTGGGCTCTTGGTTCTTACACGGAATAAATTGGCGGCTCACTATGTGCAGAGTCAGTTCCAGGGGCGCGAGGTTCATAAGACGTATCTGGTCCGAGTGGAGGGATGTCCTGCGAATGATACCTTCACTTCAGAAGCGAGAATAGACTTAAGCACGGGGGACAAGGGGCGTCGTAAAGTCTCCACCGACGGATCCGCGGCTAAGACAGATTTCGAAGTTGTAGCGCGCTTGAATGATGGAACAAGCTTGCTTTATGCGCATCCGATAAGTGGGCGGACAAACCAGATACGATTGCATCTCCAGGACTGTGGTTTTCCTATCGTAGGAGACAATGCGTACGGGAGCGAAGAGGATGTGGGAACCGGCATGGTATCGCAGGACCAGCTCTTGCACCTGCATGCGCATTCGATTTCTTTTCGGCATCCGTCCGATGAAAGAACTGTCACGTATAAATCAAAACTTCCGCAGTGGGCGGACCGTTCGAAGGATAAAGAGTAG
- a CDS encoding YHYH protein, whose product MKRLVGTVLIGMALVFTGCSNDGSDTEADASDVSDATDASDSSDASDASDAADASDSSDVSDASDTSDASDSSDVSDASDTSDASDSSDASDASDASDPSDSSDPSDTSDPSASAVFLEAISDCPQAGHFLAPGVDENYIDYNGDGQTNAENWNNSDLIPAIEVDCTNQNVEVTSNGVINFDYVIGGGGNPSPVVNEQTFRFPKNPEIAAENTALPLAGLIGVLINGVQIYGPNETIADNGADPYLHGLLGYCNGHVHSYHGHAIPDCFYNIPTLSGADSLLEDEQAGQVLGYALDGFPILAPYECVDEACTEVLPVRSGWTYDTSATWEIDAMGVTASGDCIIDDAGGFSDNYVWDCNLYVGPSDTATDLFADECNGRTRPDGTYAYYATREFPYFTGCFRGTAQISGPGGNGNGPPGN is encoded by the coding sequence ATGAAGCGACTCGTAGGAACTGTTCTTATTGGTATGGCACTCGTATTTACGGGTTGCTCGAATGATGGAAGCGACACAGAAGCTGATGCATCAGATGTGAGTGACGCTACCGACGCAAGCGATAGCAGTGACGCATCTGATGCGAGTGATGCTGCCGACGCAAGCGATAGCAGTGACGTATCTGATGCGAGTGACACCTCCGACGCAAGCGATAGCAGCGACGTATCTGATGCGAGTGACACCTCCGACGCAAGCGATAGCAGTGACGCATCTGATGCGAGTGACGCTTCCGATCCAAGTGATAGCAGCGACCCATCGGATACTTCAGATCCATCAGCGAGCGCAGTGTTTTTAGAGGCTATCTCTGATTGCCCGCAGGCCGGTCATTTTCTCGCGCCAGGTGTTGATGAGAATTACATTGACTATAATGGGGACGGTCAGACCAATGCCGAGAATTGGAACAATTCAGACCTAATACCGGCGATTGAGGTCGATTGTACGAATCAAAATGTCGAAGTTACTTCGAATGGGGTTATCAATTTCGACTACGTTATTGGTGGGGGAGGCAACCCCTCACCCGTGGTCAATGAACAAACATTTCGGTTTCCCAAGAATCCTGAGATAGCTGCTGAAAATACCGCGTTGCCATTGGCCGGTTTAATCGGAGTATTGATCAACGGTGTGCAAATTTATGGTCCTAACGAAACAATCGCAGATAACGGAGCGGATCCTTACCTTCATGGGCTTTTGGGCTATTGCAATGGACACGTTCACAGTTATCACGGTCATGCCATTCCCGATTGCTTCTACAATATACCTACTTTGAGTGGAGCAGATTCGCTTTTAGAGGATGAGCAGGCTGGGCAGGTTCTTGGGTATGCATTGGATGGTTTTCCTATACTAGCGCCTTACGAATGTGTCGACGAAGCTTGTACCGAGGTTCTGCCGGTTCGCAGCGGCTGGACATACGATACGAGTGCAACGTGGGAAATTGATGCCATGGGTGTGACGGCCAGTGGAGACTGCATCATCGATGACGCTGGTGGCTTCTCAGACAATTACGTTTGGGATTGCAATTTGTATGTTGGGCCCAGCGATACAGCAACTGACCTATTTGCCGACGAATGCAATGGTCGTACACGCCCGGATGGAACCTATGCTTATTATGCTACACGTGAGTTTCCATATTTTACCGGGTGTTTTCGCGGGACTGCTCAAATCTCCGGACCGGGCGGAAATGGAAACGGTCCACCGGGGAACTGA
- a CDS encoding NUDIX domain-containing protein: protein MRLLKSTIHPSLENLDGTMFHRKAARAIILNGTDILMLYTERYQDYTLPGGGIDENEDRIEGLIRELEEETGARNIREIKAFGLYEEYRPWYKPEHDIMHMESYCYLCTIDLELGATRFEDYEIKNGMKPLWINIHDAIAHNENTMAKSDKKGMSIERETFLLKQIVAELL, encoded by the coding sequence ATGCGTCTACTGAAATCAACGATTCACCCAAGCCTCGAAAATCTTGACGGCACGATGTTTCATCGTAAGGCTGCTCGAGCCATAATTTTAAATGGTACCGATATATTGATGCTCTATACCGAGCGTTATCAAGACTATACTTTGCCGGGTGGCGGGATTGACGAAAATGAAGACCGGATAGAGGGTTTGATTCGTGAACTGGAGGAGGAGACGGGCGCTCGCAATATCCGTGAGATTAAAGCGTTTGGCCTCTACGAGGAATATAGGCCCTGGTATAAACCAGAACACGACATCATGCACATGGAGTCTTACTGTTATCTTTGCACGATTGACTTAGAGCTGGGAGCCACACGTTTCGAGGATTATGAGATTAAAAATGGTATGAAACCGCTTTGGATTAATATTCACGATGCCATTGCCCACAACGAGAATACCATGGCGAAGAGCGACAAGAAGGGCATGTCCATTGAACGGGAAACCTTCCTGCTTAAGCAGATTGTCGCTGAACTTCTTTAG
- a CDS encoding gamma carbonic anhydrase family protein has product MTIEDFDGISPVISSSAWIHKSAAVIGQVEIGEQCSIWPNANLRADEGSIHIGDHSNIQDGSTVHMTGGLSVTKVGARVTVGHNCILHGCIIEDDVLIGMGSIVMDNAVVGAGSYIGAGTLITAGKVIPPKSLVFGNPMQIKRATNEKEAMWIQYAWKHYVENSRKYLAGET; this is encoded by the coding sequence ATGACGATTGAGGATTTCGACGGGATTTCACCGGTAATAAGTTCCAGTGCCTGGATTCATAAATCTGCGGCGGTGATTGGGCAAGTTGAGATTGGCGAGCAGTGTAGTATCTGGCCCAATGCTAATTTGAGGGCAGACGAGGGCAGTATTCATATCGGGGATCATTCGAATATTCAGGATGGCAGCACTGTTCATATGACCGGCGGCTTGTCGGTCACTAAGGTTGGCGCCAGAGTGACGGTTGGGCACAATTGTATTCTTCACGGCTGTATCATCGAAGATGACGTCTTGATTGGAATGGGCTCGATTGTGATGGATAACGCGGTGGTGGGAGCGGGGTCATATATTGGGGCCGGTACCTTAATTACCGCGGGAAAAGTGATTCCACCAAAGAGTCTCGTGTTCGGTAACCCTATGCAGATTAAGCGGGCAACCAACGAAAAAGAGGCGATGTGGATCCAGTACGCCTGGAAGCATTACGTGGAGAACAGTCGTAAGTATCTTGCTGGAGAGACTTAG